Proteins from one Magnetospirillum sp. 15-1 genomic window:
- the glpX gene encoding class II fructose-bisphosphatase → MTEQRQTGAGSGTVGVYELRRATEAAARAAYAWIGRGDKALADDAAVAAMQTELESLNLDGLMLVGEGPRDEIGMLYHGQRFGSGTGKPAWDLVVDPLEGTSFLAKGMTNAMAVVAMAPHGTLFDPAPARYMEKLAAPPAARGRIDPEAPVAERLKQLSAALNKPLEDMTVYVIEKPRHKALVQAIHNAGARVALYPAGDVAGALMAAIPDSGIDALMGTGGTPEGLLSAMAIRAMGGEFLGRIDPQLATEAAAVEKAGMDLARWYRLDEMVRSDDVVFCATGITTGLLLDGVERTRELEKTQTLMIGGAAGPRQMLTSWHRRA, encoded by the coding sequence ATGACCGAACAGCGACAGACCGGCGCCGGAAGCGGCACCGTTGGAGTCTATGAGCTACGTCGCGCCACCGAGGCGGCGGCGCGGGCCGCCTACGCCTGGATCGGGCGCGGCGACAAGGCCCTGGCCGACGATGCCGCCGTGGCGGCCATGCAGACCGAGCTGGAAAGCCTGAACCTGGACGGCCTGATGCTGGTGGGCGAAGGCCCCCGGGACGAGATCGGCATGCTCTATCACGGCCAGCGCTTCGGCTCCGGAACGGGAAAGCCCGCCTGGGACCTGGTGGTCGACCCGCTGGAGGGCACCTCGTTCCTGGCCAAGGGGATGACCAACGCCATGGCGGTGGTGGCCATGGCGCCGCACGGCACCCTGTTCGATCCGGCACCGGCCCGCTACATGGAAAAGCTGGCCGCACCACCCGCCGCCCGAGGGCGGATCGACCCCGAGGCTCCGGTGGCCGAGCGCCTGAAGCAACTGTCCGCCGCGCTGAACAAGCCGCTCGAGGACATGACCGTCTATGTCATCGAGAAGCCGCGCCACAAGGCGCTGGTCCAGGCTATCCACAATGCCGGCGCCCGCGTCGCCCTCTATCCGGCGGGCGACGTGGCCGGCGCCCTGATGGCGGCCATTCCCGATTCGGGCATCGACGCCCTGATGGGCACCGGCGGTACGCCGGAGGGCCTGCTGTCGGCCATGGCCATCCGCGCCATGGGCGGCGAATTCCTGGGCCGCATCGATCCGCAGCTGGCCACCGAGGCCGCCGCCGTCGAGAAGGCCGGCATGGACCTCGCCCGCTGGTACCGATTGGACGAGATGGTGCGTTCCGACGACGTGGTGTTCTGTGCCACCGGCATCACCACCGGCCTGCTGCTCGACGGTGTCGAGCGCACCCGCGAACTGGAAAAGACCCAGACCCTGATGATCGGCGGGGCCGCCGGGCCGCGCCAGATGTTGACCTCGTGGCACCGCCGCGCCTGA
- the fba gene encoding class II fructose-bisphosphate aldolase (catalyzes the reversible aldol condensation of dihydroxyacetonephosphate and glyceraldehyde 3-phosphate in the Calvin cycle, glycolysis, and/or gluconeogenesis) → MSLVSMRQLLDHAAENGYGIPAFNVNNMEQVKAIMEAASATDSPVILQASAGARKYAGEPFLRHLILAAIEAFPNIPVCMHQDHGTSPAINVRAIQSGFSSVMMDGSLKEDGKTPSDWDYNVRVTRQVVDIAHACGVSVEGELGCLGSLETGTAGKEDGVGAEGKLDHSQLLTDPDEAAEFVKLTQVDALAIAIGTSHGAYKFTRPPTGEVLAIKRIKEIHARIPNTHLVMHGSSSVPQDLLKIVNEYGGALGETYGVPVEEIVEGIKHGVRKINIDTDLRLAVTGTIRKYFHDNPKKFDPRDYLKPSIASMVEVCKSRYEAFGTAGQASKIKVVGLEDMSTRYAKGELAPKVN, encoded by the coding sequence ATGTCCCTCGTTTCGATGCGCCAGCTCCTCGACCACGCGGCCGAGAACGGCTATGGCATTCCCGCCTTCAACGTGAACAACATGGAGCAGGTCAAGGCGATCATGGAGGCCGCTTCGGCCACCGATTCGCCGGTCATCCTCCAGGCTTCGGCCGGTGCCCGCAAGTATGCCGGCGAGCCCTTCCTGCGCCACCTGATCCTGGCCGCCATCGAGGCCTTCCCGAACATCCCGGTCTGCATGCACCAGGACCACGGCACCAGCCCGGCCATCAACGTGCGCGCCATCCAGTCAGGCTTCTCGTCGGTGATGATGGACGGTTCGCTCAAGGAAGACGGCAAGACCCCGTCCGATTGGGACTACAACGTGCGCGTCACCAGGCAGGTGGTCGACATCGCCCACGCTTGCGGCGTGTCGGTCGAGGGTGAGCTGGGCTGCCTCGGCTCGCTGGAAACCGGCACCGCCGGCAAGGAAGACGGCGTCGGCGCCGAGGGCAAGCTGGACCATTCCCAGCTGCTGACCGACCCGGACGAGGCCGCCGAATTCGTCAAGCTGACCCAGGTGGACGCGCTGGCTATCGCCATCGGCACCAGCCACGGCGCCTACAAGTTCACCCGTCCGCCGACGGGCGAAGTGCTGGCCATCAAGCGCATCAAGGAAATCCACGCCCGCATTCCCAACACCCATCTGGTGATGCACGGCTCCTCCTCGGTGCCGCAGGACCTGCTGAAGATCGTCAACGAGTACGGCGGCGCGCTCGGCGAGACCTATGGCGTGCCGGTCGAGGAAATCGTCGAGGGCATCAAGCACGGCGTGCGCAAGATCAACATCGACACCGACCTGCGTCTGGCCGTCACCGGCACCATCCGCAAGTACTTCCACGACAACCCCAAGAAGTTCGACCCCCGCGACTACCTGAAGCCCTCCATCGCCTCCATGGTCGAGGTCTGCAAGAGCCGCTACGAAGCCTTCGGCACCGCCGGTCAGGCCTCGAAGATCAAGGTGGTCGGCCTCGAGGACATGAGCACCCGCTACGCCAAGGGCGAGCTGGCTCCCAAGGTGAACTGA
- a CDS encoding heterodisulfide reductase-related iron-sulfur binding cluster codes for MREGSLEAPTRHAHDWRNPDYLDPAKVDAELRRQFEICHGCRRCFNLCDSFPRLFDLIDAAGDAELGGVPSPALKPVVDACTLCDMCFMTKCPYVPPHAFNLDIPHLMVRYRAMETARGKTPFVARQLTRTDRNGRLAALAPALANWATRRGNRLTRPLLKLAAGIHPDADLPRYHADTLVKRAKAGGPAVNQSAPALGRKAVIFATCFGNYNNPDIGTAARAVLAHNGVVTELVYPECCGMPQLEHGEMAEVARKARDISRALGTWIDKGWDVVALVPSCALMLKVEWPLIEPGDAAVGRLAAATYDITEYVVDIARKEGLAPGLTPVPDGVVLHLSCHARAQNVGAKGADLLRLIPDTPVKVIERCSGHGGSWGIKTDNFPVALKVGRPAARQAADSGCGHLAAECPLAGAHVAQGIEGIDPASRLKSSRHPIEILAAAYGLRGEQP; via the coding sequence ATGCGCGAAGGCAGCCTGGAAGCCCCCACCCGCCATGCCCATGACTGGCGGAATCCCGATTACCTGGACCCGGCCAAGGTCGACGCGGAACTGCGCCGCCAGTTCGAGATCTGCCACGGCTGCCGGCGCTGCTTCAACCTGTGCGATTCCTTCCCCCGCCTGTTCGACCTGATCGACGCGGCGGGCGATGCCGAGCTGGGCGGCGTGCCGAGCCCCGCGCTGAAGCCGGTGGTCGATGCCTGCACGCTGTGCGACATGTGCTTCATGACCAAGTGTCCCTACGTGCCGCCCCACGCCTTCAACCTGGACATCCCCCATCTGATGGTGCGCTATCGCGCCATGGAGACCGCCCGGGGCAAGACGCCCTTCGTGGCCCGCCAATTGACCAGAACCGACCGCAACGGAAGGCTGGCCGCCCTCGCCCCCGCCCTGGCCAACTGGGCGACCCGGCGCGGCAACCGCCTGACCAGGCCGCTGCTCAAGCTGGCCGCCGGCATCCATCCCGACGCCGACCTGCCCCGCTATCATGCCGACACCCTGGTCAAGCGCGCCAAGGCCGGCGGCCCCGCCGTCAATCAGTCCGCCCCCGCCCTGGGGCGCAAGGCGGTGATCTTCGCCACCTGCTTCGGCAACTACAACAATCCCGATATCGGCACCGCCGCCCGTGCCGTGCTGGCCCATAACGGCGTGGTTACCGAGTTGGTCTATCCCGAATGCTGCGGCATGCCGCAACTGGAGCACGGCGAGATGGCGGAGGTGGCGCGCAAGGCCCGCGACATCTCGCGCGCCCTGGGGACATGGATCGACAAGGGGTGGGACGTGGTCGCCCTGGTGCCGTCCTGCGCCCTGATGCTGAAAGTCGAGTGGCCGCTGATCGAGCCCGGTGACGCGGCGGTCGGGCGGCTGGCCGCCGCCACCTACGACATCACCGAATACGTGGTCGACATCGCCCGCAAGGAGGGCCTCGCTCCCGGACTGACGCCGGTGCCGGACGGGGTGGTGCTGCACCTGTCCTGCCACGCCCGCGCCCAGAACGTGGGAGCCAAGGGCGCCGACCTGCTGCGCCTGATCCCGGACACGCCGGTCAAGGTGATCGAGCGCTGCTCGGGCCACGGCGGCTCGTGGGGCATCAAGACCGACAACTTCCCGGTGGCGCTGAAGGTAGGCAGGCCCGCCGCGCGGCAGGCCGCCGACAGCGGCTGCGGTCATCTGGCCGCCGAATGTCCCCTGGCCGGCGCCCACGTGGCCCAGGGGATCGAGGGGATCGACCCGGCCTCGCGGCTCAAATCCTCGCGCCATCCCATCGAGATCCTGGCCGCCGCCTATGGACTGAGGGGAGAACAACCATGA
- a CDS encoding pyridoxamine 5'-phosphate oxidase family protein, with product MLARTDRTTFRQRPHRGSLDSELIAAILDEALTCTVAFVDDGRPVSIPTTHWRVGDRVLFHGAMGSRLAKTMAAGAELCVTVTLVDGLVLARSAFHHSMNYRSVVLFGQAGEVTDPAEKEAAFATLIEKLAPGRYPQVRPPSLKELAATRLLALPIAEGSAKVRSGPPVDDEDDMGWPVWAGVVPVRLERGKPIADAS from the coding sequence ATGCTTGCCAGAACCGATCGCACCACCTTCCGCCAGCGGCCCCACCGGGGCAGCCTCGATTCCGAGCTGATCGCCGCCATTCTCGACGAGGCGCTGACCTGTACCGTGGCCTTCGTCGATGATGGCCGACCGGTCAGTATCCCAACCACCCACTGGCGGGTGGGCGACCGGGTGCTGTTCCACGGGGCCATGGGCTCGCGCCTGGCCAAGACCATGGCGGCCGGGGCCGAGCTGTGCGTGACGGTCACCCTGGTGGATGGGCTGGTGCTGGCCCGCTCGGCCTTTCACCATTCCATGAATTACCGGTCGGTCGTCCTGTTCGGCCAGGCCGGGGAGGTCACCGATCCGGCCGAGAAGGAAGCCGCCTTCGCCACCCTGATCGAGAAGCTGGCGCCGGGGCGCTATCCGCAGGTGCGGCCGCCGAGCCTCAAGGAACTGGCGGCCACAAGGCTGCTGGCCCTGCCCATCGCCGAGGGCTCGGCCAAGGTGCGCTCCGGCCCGCCGGTGGACGACGAGGACGACATGGGCTGGCCGGTCTGGGCGGGCGTGGTGCCGGTAAGGCTGGAGCGGGGCAAGCCCATTGCCGACGCGTCCTGA
- a CDS encoding DUF3501 family protein: MTAITPADILPLDAYEKVRKQTRAAIIALKRDRRLSVGPHITVFFECRDTMLYQIHEMLRAEKGGAAQLEGELAAYNTLVPNGRELVATMMIEIDDERLRARVLAGLGGIEETIALEVDGEAIPARPEDDVERTTADGKTSSVHFLHFPFSPAQVDRFRRPGARVVFSVSHPGYGHMAVLPPAMIAALMRDFT, translated from the coding sequence ATGACCGCCATCACCCCCGCCGATATCCTGCCGCTGGACGCCTACGAGAAAGTGCGCAAGCAGACCCGCGCCGCCATCATCGCCCTGAAGCGCGACCGCCGCTTGTCGGTGGGGCCCCACATCACGGTGTTCTTCGAATGCCGCGACACCATGCTTTACCAGATTCACGAGATGCTGCGCGCCGAGAAGGGCGGCGCCGCCCAGTTGGAGGGCGAGCTGGCGGCCTACAACACCCTGGTCCCCAACGGCCGCGAGCTGGTCGCCACCATGATGATCGAGATCGATGACGAGCGGCTGCGGGCCCGCGTGCTGGCCGGGCTGGGCGGCATCGAGGAGACCATCGCCCTCGAGGTGGACGGCGAAGCCATCCCGGCCCGTCCCGAGGACGACGTGGAGCGCACCACCGCCGACGGCAAGACCTCTTCCGTCCATTTCCTGCATTTCCCCTTCAGCCCGGCCCAGGTAGACCGCTTCCGCCGGCCCGGCGCCCGAGTGGTGTTCAGCGTTTCCCACCCCGGTTACGGCCACATGGCGGTACTGCCGCCGGCCATGATCGCGGCGTTGATGCGGGATTTCACTTAG
- a CDS encoding PLP-dependent aminotransferase family protein — MMIVRDPSRPFAPGVPDLAAFPHAEWRRVLGRLWRRPPLDLMCGIDPLGHPPLRRAIAEHVGRTRAVRCDADQVMVVGGSQQALDLVARVLIEPGDRVLVEDPCYGGLAGVLRAAGAVAEAVPVDADGFDPALAERRCPEARLACVTPSHQFPTGATMPLTRRLALIDWAARRGGWIIEDDYDSDFRHAGQQAASLQGLDRHGRTLYLGTFSKSMFPGLRLGWLVVPPSLVPAFVAARRTADMAPAGLTQAAMAAFMEEGHFGAHLRRMRSLYGKRRRSLLDAAARILGPDLPVTAGEAGLHAILWLPEGSDENAAANAAHAHGLAPTPLGFHRVTKGCPGLILGYGNLAGWDLDDALKRLLSAISPLI; from the coding sequence ATGATGATCGTCCGCGACCCGTCACGGCCCTTCGCCCCCGGCGTGCCCGATCTGGCGGCCTTTCCCCATGCCGAGTGGCGTCGCGTCCTGGGCCGGCTGTGGCGCCGTCCGCCCCTGGACCTGATGTGCGGCATCGATCCCCTGGGCCACCCGCCGCTGCGCCGGGCCATCGCCGAGCATGTGGGCAGGACGCGGGCGGTGCGCTGCGATGCCGATCAGGTGATGGTGGTGGGCGGCTCGCAGCAGGCCCTCGATCTGGTGGCCCGCGTGCTGATCGAGCCCGGCGACCGGGTGCTGGTGGAAGACCCCTGCTATGGCGGGCTGGCCGGAGTGCTGCGCGCCGCCGGGGCCGTGGCCGAGGCGGTGCCGGTGGATGCCGACGGCTTCGACCCCGCCCTGGCGGAGCGGCGTTGCCCCGAGGCGCGGCTGGCCTGCGTCACCCCGTCGCACCAGTTCCCCACCGGCGCCACCATGCCGCTAACCCGCCGCCTCGCCCTGATCGACTGGGCGGCCCGCCGGGGCGGCTGGATCATCGAGGATGATTACGACAGCGACTTCCGCCACGCCGGGCAGCAGGCCGCCTCGCTGCAGGGCCTGGACCGCCATGGCCGCACCCTTTACCTCGGCACCTTCTCGAAAAGCATGTTTCCCGGCCTGCGCCTGGGCTGGCTGGTGGTGCCGCCCTCGCTGGTCCCCGCCTTCGTGGCGGCGCGGCGCACTGCCGACATGGCGCCGGCCGGGCTGACCCAGGCGGCCATGGCCGCCTTCATGGAGGAGGGCCATTTCGGCGCCCATCTGCGCCGCATGCGTAGCCTGTACGGCAAGCGGCGACGGTCCCTGCTGGACGCGGCGGCACGCATCCTGGGGCCGGACCTGCCGGTCACCGCCGGCGAGGCCGGGCTGCACGCCATCCTCTGGCTGCCCGAGGGCAGCGACGAGAATGCCGCCGCCAACGCGGCCCATGCCCATGGCCTGGCCCCGACGCCGCTGGGCTTCCATCGTGTCACAAAAGGGTGTCCGGGACTGATCCTGGGCTATGGCAACCTGGCGGGATGGGACCTGGACGACGCCCTGAAGCGTCTGCTCTCCGCCATCAGTCCATTGATTTGA
- a CDS encoding winged helix-turn-helix domain-containing protein, whose translation MLLTLAPPPDDGGLPLHRRLYLALRESILDGRLAEGAALPSSRALAGQLGVARNTVLAAYDQLAAEGFTEGRRGSATRVTARQQPVGTAPARPPQPSPAPPPAPGRGVPRRP comes from the coding sequence ATGCTCCTGACTCTCGCCCCGCCCCCCGATGACGGGGGCCTGCCCCTGCACCGCCGCCTCTACCTCGCCTTGCGTGAGAGCATTCTCGACGGGCGGCTGGCCGAGGGGGCGGCCCTGCCTTCGTCGCGCGCCCTGGCCGGGCAATTGGGGGTGGCGCGCAACACCGTGCTGGCCGCCTACGACCAGTTGGCCGCCGAGGGCTTCACCGAGGGGCGGCGGGGATCGGCTACCCGCGTCACCGCCCGCCAGCAGCCGGTGGGAACGGCGCCGGCCCGCCCCCCGCAGCCATCGCCCGCCCCGCCCCCCGCACCCGGGCGTGGAGTGCCGCGCCGCCCATGA
- the rpe gene encoding ribulose-phosphate 3-epimerase: protein MTVKIAPSILSADFARLGEEVQAIDTAGCDWVHIDVMDGHFVPNLTFGPAIIKAIRPYTTKVFDVHLMIDPAQPYIEDYAKAGADIIVVHAEADTHLDRSLQLIRSLGKKAGVSLNPSTPENVIEYVMDKLDLVLVMSVNPGFGGQSFIEAQLEKIARIKKMIGHRPIDLEVDGGVTADNAHRVVAAGANVLVAGSAVFKTKDYAANIAALRR, encoded by the coding sequence ATGACCGTCAAGATCGCCCCTTCCATCCTGTCCGCCGATTTCGCCCGCCTGGGCGAAGAGGTCCAGGCCATCGACACGGCCGGCTGCGATTGGGTGCATATCGACGTCATGGACGGCCACTTCGTGCCCAACCTGACCTTCGGCCCGGCCATCATCAAGGCCATCCGGCCCTATACCACCAAGGTCTTCGACGTCCACCTGATGATCGACCCGGCCCAGCCCTATATCGAGGACTACGCCAAGGCCGGGGCCGACATCATCGTGGTGCACGCCGAGGCCGACACCCATCTGGACCGCTCGCTGCAACTGATCCGCTCGCTCGGCAAGAAGGCCGGTGTATCGCTCAATCCCTCCACCCCCGAGAACGTCATCGAATACGTGATGGACAAGCTCGATCTGGTGCTGGTGATGAGCGTCAATCCCGGCTTCGGCGGCCAGAGCTTCATCGAGGCGCAACTGGAAAAGATCGCCCGCATCAAAAAGATGATCGGCCATCGCCCCATCGACCTGGAAGTGGACGGCGGCGTCACCGCCGACAACGCCCACCGCGTGGTGGCGGCGGGCGCCAACGTCCTGGTCGCCGGCTCGGCGGTATTCAAGACCAAGGATTACGCCGCCAATATCGCGGCGCTGCGGCGGTAA
- a CDS encoding substrate-binding domain-containing protein: MSTKTLAVAAVALAAVATAGAAQARDQIRIVGSSTVYPFSTAVAEAFGKVGKFKTPVVESTGTGGGMRLFCSGVGESFPDITNASRRIEPSELEFCAKNGVTGVTEVVIGYDGIVFMNSKAGPDFTLTREQMYKATAKDVPVGGKLVPNPYKNWSDVDPSLPKEPILVYGPAPNHGTRDAYVELVLDPACEKQPEIKALDKAAKKKACQTVREDGAWVEVSENYTVIQQKITSNPAALGVITFSYLDQNRDKVKAAPVDGVTATYDAIASNKYPVSRPLFFYIKKQHVGMVPGVKEYVTEFTSDKAWGKEGYLADKGLIASPDATRKEQAANARNLGELKM, translated from the coding sequence ATGTCCACCAAGACCCTGGCCGTCGCCGCTGTCGCCCTGGCCGCCGTCGCCACCGCCGGCGCGGCCCAAGCCCGCGATCAGATCCGCATCGTCGGTTCGTCCACCGTCTACCCGTTTTCCACCGCCGTGGCCGAGGCCTTCGGCAAGGTCGGCAAGTTCAAGACCCCGGTGGTCGAGAGCACCGGCACCGGCGGCGGCATGCGTCTGTTCTGTTCGGGCGTGGGCGAAAGCTTCCCCGACATCACCAACGCGTCGCGCCGCATCGAGCCGTCCGAGCTGGAGTTCTGCGCCAAGAACGGCGTCACCGGCGTCACCGAGGTGGTGATCGGCTATGACGGCATCGTGTTCATGAATTCCAAGGCCGGCCCCGACTTCACGCTGACCCGCGAGCAGATGTACAAGGCCACCGCCAAGGACGTGCCGGTGGGCGGCAAGCTGGTGCCCAATCCCTACAAGAACTGGAGCGACGTCGATCCGTCGCTGCCCAAGGAGCCGATCCTGGTGTACGGCCCGGCCCCGAACCACGGCACCCGCGACGCCTATGTGGAACTGGTCCTCGACCCGGCCTGCGAAAAGCAGCCCGAGATCAAGGCCCTGGATAAGGCCGCCAAGAAGAAGGCCTGCCAGACGGTGCGCGAGGACGGCGCCTGGGTCGAGGTGTCCGAGAACTACACCGTGATCCAGCAGAAGATCACCTCGAACCCGGCGGCGCTGGGCGTGATCACCTTCAGCTACCTCGACCAGAACCGCGACAAGGTCAAGGCCGCTCCGGTGGATGGCGTGACCGCCACCTACGACGCCATCGCCAGCAACAAGTACCCGGTGTCGCGCCCGCTGTTCTTCTACATCAAGAAGCAGCACGTGGGCATGGTCCCCGGCGTCAAGGAATACGTCACCGAGTTCACCTCGGACAAGGCCTGGGGCAAGGAAGGCTATCTGGCCGACAAGGGTCTGATCGCCTCGCCCGACGCCACCCGCAAGGAGCAGGCCGCCAACGCCCGCAACCTGGGCGAACTGAAGATGTGA
- the tkt gene encoding transketolase: MTTPATMANAIRFLTMDAIEKSKSGHPGMPMGMADVATVLFTRFLKFDARTPKWADRDRFVLSAGHGSMLLYALGYLTGFEDLSDIEQIKNFRQLGYRTAGHPEFGHVAIAETTTGPLGQGIANAVGFALAEKMAAARHGKDIVDHYTYVIAGDGCLMEGISQEAISLAGVWNLSKLIVLWDDNHICIDGDTAVSTSDDQLARFQASNWDVCRVDGHDPEAIATAIEAARKSGQPSLIACKTVIGFGAPTKAGSEKTHGAPLGAEEIAGARAKLNWPHAPFEIPADVLSAWRAAGSRGAAARAEWEKRFNAYGAKAEFERANAGKLPEAWKQTVSAFKQKVSAEQPKWATRKASQEVLEALTPAIPEMIGGSADLTHSNLTITKATKPVSARDFSGRYIHYGVREHGMAAIMNGLSLHGGFIPYGGTFLIFANYLWPALRMSAMMEQRVLYVLTHDSIGLGEDGPTHQPIETLAALRATPNVLVFRPADPVETMEAYEAALENTTGPSVFALSRQNLPTLRTTHTDENLTAKGAYVLAEAEGGKKRQVTLIATGSEVSLAMEARKLLADKGVAAAVVSMPCWELFERQPKEYRASVLGEGTVRVAVEALGTFGWERWVGENGAVIGMNGFGASAPAEKLYEHFGITAQAVAAAAQARL, translated from the coding sequence ATGACCACCCCCGCCACAATGGCCAATGCCATCCGCTTCCTGACCATGGACGCCATCGAGAAGTCCAAGTCCGGCCATCCCGGCATGCCCATGGGCATGGCCGACGTGGCCACCGTGCTGTTCACCCGCTTCCTCAAGTTCGACGCGCGTACGCCCAAATGGGCCGACCGCGACCGCTTCGTATTGTCGGCCGGTCACGGCTCCATGCTGCTCTACGCGCTGGGCTACCTGACCGGCTTCGAGGACCTTTCGGACATCGAGCAGATCAAGAACTTCCGCCAGTTGGGCTACCGCACCGCCGGCCATCCGGAATTCGGCCACGTCGCCATCGCCGAGACCACCACCGGCCCGCTGGGCCAGGGCATCGCCAACGCCGTGGGCTTCGCCCTGGCCGAGAAGATGGCCGCCGCCCGCCATGGCAAGGACATCGTCGACCACTACACCTACGTCATCGCCGGCGACGGCTGCCTGATGGAGGGTATCAGCCAGGAAGCCATCTCCCTGGCCGGCGTCTGGAACCTCTCCAAGCTGATCGTGCTGTGGGACGACAACCACATCTGCATCGACGGCGACACCGCGGTCTCCACCTCGGATGACCAGTTGGCCCGCTTCCAGGCCTCCAACTGGGATGTGTGCCGGGTCGACGGCCATGACCCGGAGGCCATCGCCACCGCCATCGAGGCCGCCCGGAAGTCCGGCCAGCCCAGCCTGATCGCCTGCAAGACCGTCATCGGCTTCGGCGCCCCCACCAAGGCGGGCAGCGAGAAGACCCACGGCGCCCCCCTGGGGGCCGAGGAGATCGCCGGGGCGCGGGCCAAGCTGAACTGGCCGCACGCTCCCTTCGAGATTCCCGCCGACGTGCTGAGCGCCTGGCGCGCCGCCGGAAGCAGGGGCGCCGCCGCCCGCGCCGAGTGGGAAAAGCGCTTCAACGCCTATGGAGCCAAGGCCGAGTTCGAGCGCGCCAATGCCGGCAAGCTGCCCGAGGCCTGGAAGCAGACGGTGTCGGCCTTCAAGCAGAAGGTCTCCGCCGAGCAGCCCAAGTGGGCTACCCGCAAGGCCAGCCAGGAAGTGCTGGAAGCCCTGACCCCGGCCATCCCCGAGATGATCGGCGGCTCGGCCGATCTCACCCATTCGAATCTCACCATCACCAAGGCCACCAAGCCGGTGTCGGCCAGGGATTTCTCGGGCCGCTACATCCATTACGGCGTGCGCGAGCACGGCATGGCCGCCATCATGAACGGCCTGTCGCTGCATGGCGGCTTCATCCCCTATGGCGGCACCTTCCTGATCTTCGCCAACTACCTGTGGCCGGCGCTGCGCATGAGCGCCATGATGGAGCAGCGGGTGCTTTACGTGCTGACCCACGATTCCATCGGTCTGGGCGAGGACGGTCCCACCCACCAGCCCATCGAGACCCTGGCGGCGCTGCGCGCCACCCCCAACGTGCTGGTGTTCCGCCCCGCCGATCCGGTGGAGACCATGGAGGCCTACGAGGCCGCCCTGGAAAACACCACCGGCCCGTCGGTGTTCGCCCTGTCGCGCCAGAATCTGCCGACGCTGCGCACCACCCACACCGACGAGAACCTCACCGCCAAGGGCGCCTATGTCCTGGCCGAGGCCGAGGGCGGCAAGAAGCGCCAGGTCACCCTGATCGCCACCGGCTCGGAAGTCAGCCTGGCCATGGAGGCCCGCAAGCTGCTGGCCGACAAGGGCGTCGCGGCGGCCGTGGTCTCCATGCCCTGCTGGGAACTGTTCGAACGTCAGCCGAAGGAGTATCGTGCTTCGGTGCTGGGTGAGGGCACCGTGCGGGTCGCCGTCGAGGCGCTGGGCACCTTCGGGTGGGAGCGCTGGGTCGGCGAAAACGGCGCCGTCATCGGCATGAACGGTTTCGGAGCCTCGGCGCCCGCCGAGAAACTCTACGAGCATTTCGGCATTACCGCCCAAGCGGTGGCCGCCGCCGCCCAGGCCCGCCTCTAA